TCagttgaccggatgttggaccgattagaaaataaacagattatgcCTGctggcgttcacgtgttttgaggcttattgttaaaagaaaatagcaagagtgaCGTTACTTAGTTGGTGTTTTCAAATATAgaatactgacctacttcctattgaataaatcaaaagatgtattctTAAGTCAGTCTAAATACGGATAAAAATTAAGTGTTGTAAGATGATTAGAAATGCATCCAAAACAGCTTTTCAGTGGTAAAATGATGTTTTTAATGGTCAGTGCCCTGATCGATTTTGAttcttggtgcaaaatagaaaaaatataaccttgatgcTGTTTATGGCACGGTGGTGACACTATTGGGCACTGCGGGGTCattgttggggcatcttgccacttgcgttatttttcaacttttataaaaacgtcgcgcttgtaACCAGCACATCTGGGTTCGCttgcgtcacctctaggttccgtgaaAGTACATCTGCGTTAtcgaaccccgtagtgacgcaagcttgccccaagtgcagtgagacactACATTAACTCGACTGCAATTCAGACAAATCTGACTTCAAAGGCAATCTATCGACGCCctctttaatttaaaaaaacccTGCAACAAACGGTCCATTAAGTTAAAGGGGCATATCATGTGATGATCAAAACTTTCTCTTCTGGCAGCCTGCTTCGTTTTAAGAAATTGTTTAGTGACAAGGCGTCACATGGGAGCTATACCGTAATTTAATATCGACATACggtatatgtatttgtatataaaagATGTTTCCTAAATTTACCTGTATTTACCTACTGCGCTCTTGATCTCAGCAATTTACATGTGGTCTTTTATTGCGATGGAAATTAAGgttcaatgtttaaaaaaatcatttcttgtTTTGAATAGCTCTTATTTTCTTACAGACTACACGCATTCAGATGCAGGGAGCGGCCAACATACTCCATTTAGCTTCGTCCGCTCCCACCAAAGCTACATGaccgccggcattgccgtgctgcttaGCCTGGTCGCTGTTGGACTCGctcctctgacgttcatcaataaagaggtaaacactgGTACCGCTTAAAAAACAAAGTCtgctttttcattttttttgtatgtttggtaTTAATTATGACACGTGTATACGTTTGCAGGAGATATATGGACTGTCCACCGCTTTTGACACCTtcaagcgcgaccaagacaacatgtccaccattgttgacgccttgaagcgcgaccaagacgacatgtccactattgttgacgccttgaagcgcgaccaagacgacatgtccactaTTGTTGACGACATTGGtgctactgttgacgccttgaagcgcgaccaagatgacatacgccaactgtctaccactgttgatgccttgaagcgagAGCAAGACGACATACGCAAACTGTCCACCgttgttgacgccttgaagcgtgaccaagacgacatacgccaactgtctaccactgttgacgccttgaagcgcgaacAGCACAACATATCGACCACTGTTGACGctttgaagcgcaaccaagacgacatgcgccaactgtctaccaatgttgatgccttgaagcgagagcaagacgacatacgcaaactgtccaccactgttgacgtcttgaagcgtgaccaagacgaaaTGCgccgccttgaagcgcgacctggacaaTGTGCACAGCCGAATTGCCACCTTTGGTAAGTCGGTTTCCGTTGTTACTTGAACTACTTGTGATGGTTTATTGAATTATTATATACCCCAAATCAATAATGcacttaacgttacattactTGTATGCTTGTGCCTGTTGTCACATTTAACATAGTGTTCTCTTGACTCAAATCAGTTATTAATTATGCTGGTAAGAATTAAATTACACAACCTAACGGGGATATATAGCCTTCTGATGTAAAGTAAATGTGATGATATTAATAGTGTAGAATTCTGGAGCAATATCATCGATGTCTATACACACGACTGTTGTTGACTCAATCTTTTTTCCAGGATCTTGTCTTCATGGTTACACAttgttccgtggaatctgctacaaggtctTCAACAGATTTAGTATCTTCAGGGGAGCGACCGCGGCCTGTCGacaagacggcggcacccttgccatgccccgagacgcagagaccaacgccttcctgatctctcTGTACAAGCCCGTGAGAGCCAACGGGcccttctggttcggcctgcacgatcagcgcgaagagggaagctttgagtgggtggatggttctgcacttgggacctacAACTCATGGGCTGAAGGACAACCGGACAACAAACATGGCAACGAAGATTGCGTTTATTACTCCACAAAGACCGCCTGGATCAAGTTAAgctggaaagaaaagtggaaCGATGCACTGTGCAACATGAAGCATCGTTTCATATGCCAGACTGTTCCAGGTATTTCTTATAACTGTACCATTTCCTGAAACCTTTTCGTTTAGTAAATATGGTCTTGTtatatacagtagaaaccagttaaCTTCACAACGGATTAAGGCACACTtgtgttaattgcacggaataccAAAATCCCTAACCGGTGCGTTCCAGCTGCaaaacttcgcattattgcaccacacggataattgcacgaaatacaatGGCAATTGGGATGTGCAGTTTAACGGCTTCTGCACTATTTATTTTTACTACGTAAATATGGCACTTTTTATTACATATTCACATATTTGTATCATACTAAGCATGTAAGATTATCTCAGCTCTAGTCACTAACTATGTCAGAACATTTCTCACCCctgttatttcttttattttttaatcGCTCTTTCTTGTATATATTTTCTTCACATCACCCCTGCTGATAAAAATTCTGCTCATATTTTTCAGGACGTCCTTAGGCAACCGATGGAACTCTCACCACCACTGTACAGCGGGTCTTCGTCCATccgtagcaaaactgaccagtAAAACTTTAAAGAGagagatctttatttgcatgttcccaACTGGGCTAAATGCTGTGATTTGGTAGTATTACATGGAATACTAAATGGTGATAGAAGCGTATAGTGGTGATAGAAGCGTACAGATGGATAAAAACATttggagctatgctatcacaactattgtttacatgcctctttTCCCTTCTTAAAACAGGTGTATACGAATCATGTGTCAttttattgtacaatgtagtctgtggctgtcattatatgaatgaatgaaagacctttattgtacattcatgcctcgacgggctaggtacaggtcactgataacagacatgactgataacagaataacaaatatatgaaaaaacaacaggatacaatttaactagttgaaggtactaagctaacaggatggtcgacatcttctcgcttctttgtacaggtgtagatataagaacatataatgtttgatatacagggtttgtctaggcgcatcaaaaatagaaatttatccgttgcattaagatgttcaaaatatgggaactcttttctgatatattcataaagcacaatccgttcattatggtacaatttacagtgtaaaataaaatgctgttcgtcttctacatgttgtagatcacaaaattggcagactctatgctgcagaggggtgcggttgtgccttccagtttcgatatgtaacttgtggcaactaatccggagtttagtgacagccactctgtgcCACTCATTATACATATAAATAGTTTGCCTTTGGGTAACTGTTTACATCGTGTGTCTACAACTGAAAGAATTTCATATATCACTGTATATAGAACACTCTACTAAAACTgaacttcattttctatacggTTAGAATTACAAAGTGTACCGAGTATGTCATTCAGAGGAGTCCGGTTttaaaaatggccccaaataggacgttctttttttaatattctcAAAGGTTTGTCGAGtagtaaaataacacataaGAAACAGTGCGTAAGCACCAAAGCCATGAAGCAGTACTATACAATTGTAACCATGCCTCAGTTTTCATATATATAgatttttacttttttgtattttcagCCAGGAGTTCTTTTCTGTGAAGATATTTGTAGCAAGGGAAAAAATCCTGGTTCGGCCGTATCAAGTTCATTGTCTGTTTGGGGGCGTTTCTTACAAATTGCTGAAAAACAGGACAGACAAAATGTAAGCTCTTAAAAAACAACACGTTACTTCATTTTTATAGTAGGCTTTTGCTGTAGTAAATGGACGAAAAAAGCAACTACTAGTGATTATTCATGAAAGTCCATTTGTTTTAGAACAGATTACGTTATAGagattttcttgattttctcCAGTTTGCACACTGTGCTtatttgagcctggaccactgatgAAGCCACATTGGTGAAAACGGCCCTTGTGAccgactgaataaaagttgtgaACGTGAACTACGCGGCTCCTGCTGTCAATTCTGGAGTGACTGCggtgtgaaacaaacaaacaaataaacaaacgaacgaacaaacgaacaaagaaacaagcaaaGATATCGGTTTGCGCGCGTGGGAACAAATTCGTTCCGTACAAACTGGTTACACACCTTTTGGACACTGATCATTAAAACCACATGAGGCATGAAGGTGCGGTGCGTATGATGTGTTTGCGGTTGAGCTACGCTGAGACTGCGCTAAGTAAGAGagttaatgaaatgaaataaaataaaatgagtgagtgagttatgtgagtgagtgagtgtgtgggtgagtgagtgagtgaaagttaTGATAGTAGAGTTGCAAGTGTACAGGACATGTTGTACCCAAAACTTCACTCCTGGTGGCCTTTTCTTGACCAACGCGTCCGGGCACACCTTCTCGAGTTAGGTTGTCCACAGACAAATACAAGTACGTACACAgccagctgcagtaccataggaaAGcgtcaggtaaaccattttcaaacttgaccttccttttcaaAACCGGCCActcacccaccaaatatcatgtctgttgacatacatacagaccAAAACTGGTCATAGCCACTGCAACATagcacaactgaaaacataaccttctgggaGAACGTAATGGTGGGAGAAATAATTCCCCATCATAAACGACCCCTGGCGATCTCTTTCTGCTCTGTGCtttgatcttgtgctcttgcaCTACCATCATTCGTCGCACTGTAGCGCCTGTGTGCCATATCTAGAATCCTTAGCTTCTATGGACAGACATTGAATAATCCTTATGTGACGATTACACCGGTGCAGCTTGTGGTTGACTATAAAATAGTATGATGAAAAAATATCATTGCTATGCACACTTAGATGTACCTTTGAAGCGTATTTTAAGATAAGTATGCTTCAATTTCTTTAAAGAATAGTTAAAAGCAAAAGAACGGATTCGATCATGTATAGAACAATGCAATGCAGGGGTGGCTTTCTCTTGTTGCAACATACGCACGAATACAGCTTTTATAGAAACGTGATCGAGAGTTGAATGTGCACGCACAAAAATAGATTGGTCCTGACTTGCACATCTTGAGGCCGGTCCGTTGCTGACTCCGTGCGTTTTCCCTTAGCAACTCTTCAGAGCAATCTGCCCAAGGTCTTCACAGCTTCGTGTGATGATGCGTGAAGGTCAAGCTCACCCACAGGACCCCTGCTGAAATAGAGTTGTCAACAGCGAGACCGTGAACAATGCATATCACGGGCCCGCGCTCCGTGTCTCTATTTTCTGAAGCGTAGCTGGCGCCAATTATTTCCTGAGCTAGCTTTCCTTTCTTCTTGTTTATggggtgcatagggcggcgcccatctctccGTTACTGTAGCCCTTGGGtcttgtgcaatcactacaacaggggTCTAGTCCactggtgtgtgttcaactaacTCCTTTTTAACGAGTGCTAAACAGACAAAGTAGCATGTACCGTTTGTAAGGTCTTCACAGCTAGCTTCGTATGATGATAAACGAAGGTCAAGTCCAACTGCGAGACAATGAACAATGGAACACGCTTTGTGTTTCTATTTTCTGAAGCGTGGCTGTCGCTAACTTTCATTCCATCTCGTTCAAGAAAGTTAATAAGTCCTTCCCGCCTGCACCAGATGGCCACACAGCGTTTTACAATCACTACATCAGGGAGCGAAGGCCAGGCTCACCCACAGAAGCCCCGCTGAAATAGACTTGTCAACAGCGATATCGCGAACAATGGCACACACTTCGTGTTTCTATTTTCTGAAGTGCGGCTGTCACTAATCGTTTCCTGAGCTAAACTGTCCTTCCTTCTCGACATCGAGCCAAAAAGTCTGCTTCTGTTTTTAGTTACAGCAGGATGTTTTGCCTCGATCTGTTTTGGTGTATTTGTCTGCATCGTTAACAGGGTCGGGAAAAGGTTTGGCGCATGGCCCGTTTGCCAATCGTGGAGATCATCTGACAAAGTTGATAACATTGTTTGTGGTTACCGATGACACGGTGGTTTTTGGGAGCTGGTggcattgtttttgtctgtagCGACAAGCAAGTGGCTAGTAATCAACTTTCCCTCTATTCTGGAGGTTTGGCCGATGACAGAAAGGCACTATAATTGCCCCCCCCCTTTTTGTACTTCAAGGGAGCATAGTTCGCCATTCGTCATTGTAAGTGGGTTCAGAAAACAGCATTTCCAAAGACGAAACTTCTTATTTTTTAACCACGCCAACCTTAATACAACCACAGAATGGTTGTTTATGTGTATTTGTCTGCATTGTTAACTGGGCCGGTCCGAAACTTGGCCCATTCGTATATCATGTATATTTGGAGCTTCTCTGACAAAGCCGATAACATTGTTCGTAGTTTTCAATGACACGCTAGTGTGTCGGAGCTAGCGGCATTGTTCCGGTTTGAATGAGTGACAAGCAGGTGGCGAGCAAGCAACTTTCCCTCTAGGGCTTCAGTTACTAAAAggataacgtcacatttccaaaccggggcccggccgaaTAACGaataatagaaatatatacgtaAAATTATACACAGataataatgcccacgactattctcttatgtattgtgtagtttggtgtcttttattaATTTGTATCCTTACATGGACCCTTACATAATATTTCCCACTCAAACGAGAATCACAGTCCTATTTACAGCGACCGCCTGTCCACATAGATGAGATTGTATTGGTCGTCTTAGACAGGTTCGGCTGTATTTATCTATTCTCTCCAACCAACGCGTTGTCTTCCGCTGAGTTCGGACATCCTTCGCTGGAAGGTGCCGGTGATGATTTGGGTTTTGTCCAAAAATAAGAGTTGGGGCTGTTCTTTACATAATGGAGTAAAATGGACCATGAGCTTCGATCCAACAAACTTCTGAGTCTGAACCGGGCAGCTAGTAAGCatcttctctccaagcagaggttagactacCGCTGATTTTTTACGtcaagacatcaagaaaacagtacgaTAGAGAATGGTTTATTGGCATTAAAAAAGTTTGCAGCACAAAATGGATGAAATGTCGATATTTTACAGCTTGACATTACTAAAAGTGAGGCACAGAGATAGAAAGCCCGcgaaaaacgcctaaaaaacgtcaaaaacagccggcgcctaacctctgcttagagagtagtaAGAACACGAATGGGGTAACACgaatccaacaacaacaaactgcatcaaactgtcaaaacctaggACCAATGCAGAAAGGAAGCGCTTCCTCTACCGTATGGCTTGCCACTGGAACacagttactaaatgaacttgtttttctctcagttgtatagtttgcaatgtacatattatgtttgtatgtatgtaatgttgtgcgtgtattaatgtattttatgtagaccactggaagaatagctcgcaacataatgttgtaatagctaaaagtggatctgaataaagtcaaagttaaagtcaaagtcaaatccTGTGTTTAGAGCTGGACAGGAATCCCCGACCCTCACTGTGAACCAGAAGCTGGATTACATGGCACGCGACCACAGCACGTATCCACCATTACAACAATGCCTTCAACACTACAGTCTGGATGTCGAACTGTTTCCAGGGCACACGCAGGCGAATTCCTCGGCTCCAggaacaggggtgcctaagcgtttgcacgaaccctatgagattcgtacgaatattatgtgatacgcacgaatcaccatgcgaaaacgcacgaatattatgaaaatcacacgaatcattatgcgaaaacgcacgaatcttatgaaaatcacacgaatcactatgcgaaaacgtacgaaccttatgtgacacacacgagtgagtgagtgaaagttaTGATAGAAGAGTTGCAAGTGTACAGGGCATGTTGTACCCAAAACTTCACTCCTGGTGGCCTTTTCTTGACCAACGCGTCCGGGCACACCTTCTCGAGTTAGGTTGTCCACagacaaatattatgaaaattatgaatattatgaaaatcacacgaatcattatgcgaaaacgcacgaatcttatgaaaatcacacgaatcactatgcgaaaacgtacgaaccttatgtgacacacacgaaccttatgtgatttgcacgaaccttaagCTTATGCGAAACCGGTCAACCGCCGCCAGGTCACGTGATACCACGTCATTCGCATAAgtttcgtgcaaatcacataaggttcgtacgttttcgcatagtgattcgtgtgattttcataatattcgtgcgttttcgcatagtgattcgtgtgattttcataaggttcgtgcgttttcgcatagtgattcgtgcataACACACACATcatattcgtacgaatctcatagggttcgtgcaaatgcttaggcacccctgaggAACAACATGCCCAAAAGGCAAAATTAACACCCCCTCAGGTGTAACATGGGGCGGGGGGCGGtgtcctggaaacagtctggcatccaggcgtATTTAGCGGTGTGAAGGGTACGCATTTTTACGGCTACCCGAATAACCATTATTATAAAGAGTCCAGGAAAACGTAAAcacgcggggtaacctatatccgttgttttaaagaCTGGATACTTAATTTGAAATCACAATTTCAAAGTTtataaaagtttttaaaaaagttttaaagtgtatgataaatTGAGACATGTTATTGTGCCGCACTTGTACCGTatacgcaattcagcctttggctgcGAGGTATATCGTttttcaataaaccattcattcattcataaaccATTCAATACAACGAATAGTTTctgaatacaacggatataggttaccgaGGATAAGaattacatctgcttggaggtaatAACTACCCCTCTCAGTGCTCCGTCATCCCTCTCGGTAACGATCGTCTTTAATACTGTTGACATCTAACCGGGATTAGGTCACCAGTCTGTCGTCTCAGCTCTTCTNTccacacgtgcgtatattttcGATTCCGTATGAGAAACGTATGGAAGTTAACCCTCTACCAGGATCCACAAGCCGTTGGGAAACAAACTGGATGAAATATACTTGCCAGATATatctaccagaggagttagccggtTTGTCAGAGGTTTATAAaccggctaactcctctggtagatATATCTGGCAAGTATATTTCATCCAGTTTGTTTCCCAACGGCTTGTGGATCCTGGTAGAGGGTTAACTTCCAAACGGATCTCATACGCACTCGAATACATACGCATGTGTGAAGGTAAATAAGCAACGCCAAAGGCGAGAAGAATGCGCCGTATAACACAAATATAACAGTGTTTCTCCTGACTCTACCACTTTGTCATCCGTCAGGGGTATCTTAGCCTAGTCGCTAAGTTCCCTGTCTCCTGACTCTACCACTTTATTGTCATCCTTCAGGGGTATCTTAGCCTAGTCACAAAGTTCCCTGGTAACAGAGCTTACAATCTTCTATTTTCCCCAG
This genomic window from Branchiostoma floridae strain S238N-H82 unplaced genomic scaffold, Bfl_VNyyK Sc7u5tJ_1489, whole genome shotgun sequence contains:
- the LOC118407838 gene encoding alpha-N-acetylgalactosamine-specific lectin-like produces the protein MPRDAETNAFLISLYKPVRANGPFWFGLHDQREEGSFEWVDGSALGTYNSWAEGQPDNKHGNEDCVYYSTKTAWIKLSWKEKWNDALCNMKHRFICQTVPGRP